Proteins encoded in a region of the Cytobacillus pseudoceanisediminis genome:
- a CDS encoding NAD(P)-dependent alcohol dehydrogenase: protein MITAKARAVDGPDKPFRAAEIKRRDLDLHDVLIEIKYAGICHSDIHTAHGEWGPVNYPLVPGHEIAGIVAEVGAEVTKYKAGDRVGVGCMVDSCGECENCRKGEEQYCLKGNIQTYAGVDKYGEPTQGGYSTHIVVQEEFVLRIPDSIELDAAAPLLCAGITTYSPLNHWEAGPGKKVAVVGMGGLGHMAVKIAHAMGAEVTVLSQTLNKKEDGLKFGADHYFATSDPETFKKLAGTFDLIINTVSAKIDIDAYFSLLTLDGTLVNVGAPAEPLSVNVFSLIGHRRSFAGSMIGGIRETQEMLNFCAKHNIVPKIEVITADQIDDAYERVLASDVKYRFVIDISTM, encoded by the coding sequence ATGATAACTGCTAAAGCGCGGGCTGTTGATGGTCCCGACAAGCCGTTTAGAGCGGCTGAAATTAAAAGGCGTGATCTGGATTTGCATGATGTTCTGATTGAAATTAAATATGCCGGCATTTGCCACTCCGATATTCATACTGCTCACGGGGAGTGGGGGCCTGTGAACTATCCACTCGTACCCGGGCATGAGATTGCAGGAATTGTTGCGGAAGTAGGAGCTGAGGTGACAAAGTACAAGGCAGGAGACCGGGTAGGAGTCGGATGTATGGTTGACTCCTGCGGTGAGTGTGAAAACTGCCGTAAAGGAGAAGAACAATACTGCCTCAAAGGAAATATCCAAACCTATGCGGGTGTGGACAAATACGGCGAGCCTACTCAAGGCGGCTATTCTACGCACATTGTAGTACAGGAAGAGTTCGTACTCAGAATTCCTGATAGCATTGAGCTTGATGCGGCAGCCCCGCTGCTTTGTGCGGGTATTACTACTTATTCGCCGTTAAATCATTGGGAAGCTGGGCCGGGCAAGAAAGTAGCGGTTGTCGGTATGGGCGGCCTTGGCCATATGGCTGTCAAAATTGCACATGCCATGGGTGCAGAAGTGACAGTCCTTTCGCAAACATTGAATAAAAAAGAAGACGGCCTGAAATTCGGAGCAGATCATTACTTTGCCACAAGCGACCCGGAAACTTTCAAAAAACTTGCCGGAACGTTTGACTTAATTATTAACACGGTAAGTGCGAAAATCGACATAGATGCTTACTTCTCACTGCTCACGCTTGACGGAACATTGGTTAACGTGGGTGCTCCTGCAGAGCCATTGTCAGTCAATGTGTTCTCACTCATCGGCCATCGCCGTTCCTTTGCGGGTTCAATGATTGGAGGCATCCGTGAGACTCAGGAAATGCTGAATTTCTGTGCAAAACATAACATCGTTCCAAAGATTGAAGTCATTACAGCTGATCAAATAGATGATGCTTACGAACGAGTATTAGCTTCAGATGTGAAGTATCGATTTGTAATTGATATTAGTACAATGTGA
- a CDS encoding MerR family transcriptional regulator has translation MKTYTISEVAKELNLTVYTLRYYDKEGLMPFVERTPSGNRLFKESDLSALKVIECLKATGMPIKEIKNFIDWCSEGDATLQQRYDMFLERRANVEAQMEELRKTMEVIEHKCLYYKTALEAGTEDIHKEDKIEINS, from the coding sequence ATGAAGACATACACGATCAGTGAAGTGGCAAAGGAATTGAATCTGACAGTATATACCCTCCGCTACTACGATAAGGAAGGTCTGATGCCTTTTGTAGAACGGACCCCCAGCGGAAACCGCTTGTTTAAAGAATCCGACCTTAGCGCTCTAAAAGTAATAGAATGCCTGAAAGCCACCGGGATGCCTATAAAGGAGATTAAAAATTTCATTGATTGGTGTTCTGAAGGGGATGCCACACTGCAGCAAAGATATGACATGTTTCTGGAGCGAAGAGCAAATGTAGAAGCACAAATGGAAGAACTAAGAAAAACAATGGAAGTCATCGAGCATAAATGCCTATACTACAAGACTGCACTGGAAGCCGGAACGGAAGATATTCATAAAGAAGATAAAATAGAGATTAATAGCTGA